A window of Malania oleifera isolate guangnan ecotype guangnan chromosome 5, ASM2987363v1, whole genome shotgun sequence contains these coding sequences:
- the LOC131155965 gene encoding uncharacterized protein LOC131155965 — MREVHEGVCGTHAGGLSLARKILRSGYYWMTMERDCIDFARKCHKCQVYGDRIQVQPAPLHVLSHLGPFQPGAWISRLILQCHTECGKSFHQKSVDLPTTDEWAVEAANKNIKNILEKMTETYRDWHDKLPFTLMAYRTTPRTSTGATPFSLVYGMEAVVPIEVEIRSLRVLKEVELAEAEWVQSRYDQLNLIEEKRMAAIAHGQLYQRRMMRAFNRKVWPRQFQEGDLILKKILPIHTNPRGKWTPNYEGPYMVKKAFS; from the exons ATGCGTGAGGTTCACGAGGGGGTCTGTGGTACCCACGCCGGAGGCCTCTCATTGGCACGAAAAATACTTAGGAGCGGGTattattggatgaccatggagaGAGATTGCATTGACTTCGCTCGAAAGTGCCATAAGTGCCAAGTTTATGGTGATCGAATCCAAGTCCAACCGGCCCCACTTCATGTTCTCTCCCACCTTGGCCCTTTTCAgcctggggcatggat AAGTCGCCTCATACTCCAGTGTCACACAGAATGTGGTAAGTCGTTTCATCAGAAGAGTGTTGATCTACCG ACCACAGATGAATGGGCGGTGGAAGCAGCCAACAAAAACATTAAGAACATTTTggagaagatgacagaaacttaCAGAGATTGGCATGACAAGCTTCCCTTCACCCTGATGGCTTACAGGACTACGCCCAGAACCTCCACGGGCGCTACTCCCTTCTCTTTGGTGTACGGAATGGAGGCAGTGGTCCCTATAGAAGTTGAGATCCGATCTCTAAGAGTTCTGAAAGAAGTAGAGTTGGCTGAGGCAGAGTGGGTACAATCTCGGTATGACCAGTTAAACTTGATCGAGGAGAAAAGGATGGCTGCCATAGCCCATGGACAATTGTACCAAAGAAGGATGATGAGAGCGTTTAACCGAAAAGTGTGGCCCCGACAGTTTCAGGAGGGGGACCTAATACTGAAAAAGATTTTACCGATTCATACGAACCCTCGTGGCAAGTGGACACCAAACTATGAAGGACCTTACATGGTAAAGAAGGCATTCTCATGA